The Vibrio tapetis subsp. tapetis genome segment ATGAGACGCTAACATGGGAAGGCGTAGCTTCACCGCTAACTGACCACGAAATCACTAAGTTCAAAGCTCTATTTAATCGTATTGACCCTAAAAAAGTTGAAGCGATGATTGAAGCCTCTAAAGACGATGCCGCCGTAGAAATGGCAGCAAAAGAAAAAGCAGAAGCCGCTAAGAACAAAGCAAGTCAAACCGAGCTAGAAAAAGAACCGGTTGCCGAGGAAATCGAATTCGATGACTTTGCTAAAGTCGATATGCGTATTGCTCGTATCATTTCTTGTGAAGAAGTGCCAAAAGCGAACAAGCTACTTAAATTCCAATTGGATATCGGTGGTGAGACTCGCCAAGTATTCTCTGGTATTAAGTCTGCATACAAACCAGAAGAACTTGAAGGTAAGCTAACGGTCATGGTTGCTAACCTGAAACCACGTAAGATGAAGTTCGGTATGTCTGAAGGCATGATCCTAGCCGCAGGCCCTGGTGGCAGCGATCTTTGGATTCTAGAGCCGCACGAAGGCGCACAACCTGGCATGCGTGTGATGTAATTAAGGCTAAAGGCTAAAGGCTAAAGGCTAAAGGCTAAAGGCTAAAATTGTAAACCACTTACTGATTGGTAAGTGGTTTTTTTGTATCTATAACAAATGGGCATAAAAAAGCCCGCTAAGTTTAGCGAGCTATTTTAATTCAATTGCACATAACGACTAAATTAATTAGCTGTCATCTTCAGTGAAATCGTGAGGAAGATTTTCTTTCATTTCGTTCCAAATCTTGCCACTTTCGATACCATAATGGCGAATAAGAATAGGCAGAGCTTCGCGATTTTCTTGTTCGCACACTTCGTGCAATTGCTTGTAGAAGTCTAATGCAAGCTCGCGAGCTTCTGGGTTAGAAAAATAAAAACTACCCACACGATCGTATAATTTTTTAATCCCATTAAAGATCAAACCGTAGATTTGGTTACCTGAATGGAATGCTAAGCGTTGGAATAACATGTAATCGTAGAAGTTAAACGTACGTGCTACCAAAATACCTTGACGTTTTTGTTCGTCTTTCTCGTTGTCGTCTTTGATGCTCAGCTTAAGCTTGTCTTTATAAGGAGAAGCCTCGTAAAACTCATCCCAACTTGGTGACTGCATTAACTGTTCACATGATTCAATAACACTCGCAATTGTAACCAACGACTGATCTTTATTGCCTTTAAATGCATAACGCATAAAAATAGGGCTGATGCTGGTACGTGCTGCAAGAAGATCTTCAACAATACTTGTTGCATTGTCGGCATCTAATGTCATCAAGGTATCCAGAATATGCAGGCTCGATGTCTCCATAAACTGGTTTACTTTTGTTGGCTTACCATGCTGAATGGTTAACCAACCATCGCGAGCTAGACGTTGCAGTACTTCTCGAAGTGTTGTTCTAGTTACGCCAATCAACTCAGACAGCTCACGTTCAGCCGGCAATATTGAGCCTGGAGGAAAACGTCCTTTCCAAATGCTCTCGATAATGTACTTTTCAGCGAAACCTGCTGGGCTCTTTGCCTTAATAACCATGAAATCAACTATCCGGTGGGACTCAATACAAAAATTGGACTCATCATACCACTACTTTTATGGATCGCGAAAATTAGTCTCTATTTACGCAACACTTTAGCTCGCTGAAAAATGTTAAATTTGATGAGTTTGACCTGTTAAGAGCAATAACGTGAATTAAGTCGCATTTCTTATCATTTGCAACATTAGAGTAACGAATAACCTAGAAACATATCATTGCAATTAATAACATTTAGCATCATTAACTTAGTGCGAATTAATAGATGTACATCTGATAAGATCCTGATTTATATGTGGTTGCACTACGCACCCACTTGCACTTTAAATTTGTAAGGATATATTACATTTCATGGTATCCTTACTCGGGTACAAACGAATCAAAATTCAAATATCTCACTTTTTAATTTCAATAACATTTTTCTATTGACTAAAAAATAGGTAAGAGTAGAGTTTCGTTCGAAAATATGGAGTGTTTGTCTTATTCACGGAATGACATAGCTAAGCGCGCAGTTCTCAAGATTTTGCCGCCCAAGGTTGTTCCTTTTGGACAGATCAGTTTTCTGAGGAAACCCCATTTCCTTGGTTCAGGGATACAGACACATTCTTAGTGTGAATTTTACAACAAAAGAGCCTTATCATGCCGATGTCACTCGGAAACGCATTTATTAAGAATTTTCTAGGCAAAGCACCAGATTGGTACAAACTTGCCATTATTTCATTCTTGGTTATTAACCCAATTGTTTTTTTCTTCGTTGACCCGTTTGTAGCAGGTTGGTTATTGGTGGTTGAATTCATTTTTACGCTGGCAATGGCGCTAAAATGCTACCCACTTCAACCCGGTGGCTTATTGGCAATTGAAGCCGTCGCCATAGGAATGACGAGTGCTGAACAAGTAAAGCATGAACTGGTAGCGAATATAGAAGTCTTATTGCTCTTGATCTTCATGGTTGCTGGCATTTACTTCATGAAGCAGCTTTTGCTCTTTATCTTTACAAAAATCCTGCTTGGCATTCGCTCTAAGGCTTTACTATCGGTCGCATTTTGTTTCGCCGCAGCCTTTCTTTCTGCCTTCCTGGATGCGCTAACGGTAATCGCTGTTGTTATCAGTGTTGCTGTTGGTTTCTATGCTATCTACCATAAAGTCGCTTCAGGAAAGGGAAATAACACAGCCCATGACCACACAACAGATGATGGCCTCTGTGAAGTTAGCCGCGATGATCTAGAGGATTACCGTGCGTTCTTACGTTCATTGCTAATGCACGCAGGTGTAGGTACTGCACTGGGTGGTGTAATGACCATGGTTGGTGAACCACAAAACTTAATCATTGCCGATCAGGCTGGTTGGTTGTTTGGCGAATTCATAATGAGAATGCTGCCTGTAACCTTGCCGGTTCTGTTCTGCGGCCTAGCAACAAGTATGTTAGTTGAGAAATTTAAAATCTGTGGTTATGGGGCTGAATTGCCTGATAGCGTTCGTAAGATTTTGGAAGACAACGATATTGAAGAGCGTAAGCGTCGTACAAAACAAGATGTTGCACGTCTTTGGGTACAAGGCATCATCGCTGTTTGGCTAATCGTAGGATTGGCGCTTCACTTGGCGGCTGTAGGCCTTATTGGCTTATCTGTGATTATTCTTGCAACGGCATTTACCGGTGTTATTGAAGAGCACTCTTTAGGTAAAGCATTTGAAGAAGCCCTTCCGTTTACAGCTTTATTGGCAGTATTTTTCTCGATTGTTGCCGTAATTATCGACCAACATTTATTCAAGCCAGTTATTGATGCGGTGTTAAGCCTCGAAGGTGGTCAACAAATGGTGATGTTCTACATTGCCAATGGTGTTCTTTCCATGGTGTCTGACAACGTGTTCGTTGGCACGGTTTACATCAACGAAGTAAAAACAGCTTTGCTTGAAGGCGTGATTACACGTGACCAATTTGACTTGTTGGCGGTTGCTATCAATACCGGTACTAACCTACCATCGGTTGCAACACCGAATGGCCAAGCCGCTTTCTTGTTCTTACTTACGTCTGCCTTAGCACCATTAATTCGTTTATCTTACGGGCGTATGGTCATCATGGCGTTGCCTTACACCATCGTGTTAGCGTTGGTAGGCCTATTTGGTATCGCGTTCTTACTCGAACCGATGACGGCATGGTTCTATGATATGGGATGGATAATCCACCATTCAGATAAAGCCATTGGTGCCGCAGCCGCACTCGCTCACTAAAAAAAATTATTGAATAGCGAACTAATTCAAGTTAAAAAGCTCTGAGTAATCAGAGCTTTTTTATTGAGGACGAAATACTTTGAGCTTCTTATACCCTATTAAACAGTTTTCTGAGTCTCGAATTTCGTGGCTTCTTCTCCTGTTAAGCATTTTGGCCTTTGAATTAAGTGCCTTGTATTTTCAGCATGTCATGATGTTAGCACCATGCGTCATGTGTATTTATGAGCGCGTTGCCATGTTTGGTGTCAGTGGAGCGGCGCTCATTGGGCTACTTAATCCAAAAAACGCGATTGTGCGTTGGTTAGGCTTTGCCGCATGGGGAGCAAGTGGTTACAAAGGGCTTGAGCTTTCAATGCAGCACGTTGATTACCAGTTTAACCCTTCTCCGTTTGCAACTTGCGATATCTTTGTGAGCTTCCCTGACTGGGCGCCTCTTCATAAATGGTTCCCGAATATTTTCAACGCCTACGGCGATTGCAGCAAAGTAGTCTGGCAATTCCTTGGCCTTTCTATGCCTCAATGGCTAGTGATTATATTTGCAGGCATTTTGGTTGCACTGGCTATTGTCGTCATTGCTCAGTTATCTAAACCAAAATCTCAATTTCGTTAATCGAAGCTTTCTGATCTATTCAAACTAAAACAGCTCCCAATTGGGAGCTGTTTTTTTAACTGAGACAAATTCAATCAATCAGAACTACTTTCCGCAGCATTGTTTGTATTTTTTGCCACTGTCGCACGGGCAGGAATCGTTGCGACCGATATCTTTAAACGGGTTCACACGCTGAGCTTTACCCCCCACCATGGCTTCATCGGCCGCGAGCGCGACTTCCATGACCATCACATCAAACTGATCAACAAAGTCAGACAACAATGGCGCTGGAATAATACCCGCTTGCTCCATTTGTTTACGTGTTTGCGACTCATCGATTGCCAGCATCATGGTCGTCAGCAACGCTTGTAGCATACGTAAACTGCCGTCTCCCATTGCAGCTTCTTGCCATTGCGTTTCAATGACAGGCCATACGCTCATAAAGCCCTGAGAATACTCAGCAAGGTTTGAGTTAAGATCAGGCTCAGCCAGTAGCGTCAAAGGTGAGTATTCACTTCTTTTAAGCAGGTTGTACTGCTGGTTAATTTGACCAACAACAATAGGATTAATGACTGCAGCATCGTCACCCGCAATGTCATTCAACCATACTTCAGGTTGAAGAGGCTTGGTCGCGAGATTTGAAGCAAAAATGGCGCCTTCTAAAAATACAGCGCTTTCCCCTTGCCAGCTTTCTGGAAGATTTACAATTTGATACATTTGGTTACGTTTATTTATAAAGGTGTTATGCTCCGCATTATATCAACAATACATCCTGCGTTGCCAATCTCGATGCGCCATAAAACTATACGAGATGGTTGCTAACCTATTTATATTTGCTTGCGAGTCCCAGAAATGTACCGAAACACCAAAGGGTTTACCCTAATTGAATTGGTGGTCGTGATCGTGATCTTAGGCATTTTAGCCGTCACCGCTGCCCCCCGTTTTCTAAATGTAAGTCGAGACGCTCATCTCGCCCGTGCTAAAGGCGCATTTGCTGCCTTTATCAACTCTAGCCAGCTATATCATAGTAAGTGGCTCACTACTGGTGAACCTGATAGTTCATTACCGCTAGGTGGATACGGGGATGGTGACATCTACCCATCTTATACTGGTTATCCTCTGGCTGTAGGTCATATCCCCGTTTCTGGAGGCACAAAACTAGAAGGGCCTGATTGCTCTAAAATATGGACATCTCTAATGAATACCGACCTTACAATTAGAGACCATGGAAGTAGCGTATTCCCTTCAGATCAAGATATGGTTAGTTGGTTTACTGGCGATCAAAAATGTTACTACTATTACACCTCAGGGTTTGGACCGGGTGAAAGCCTCCAGCGACTTAATTACTCCCCCTTTACTGGTGAGGCAGAAGTTACCGAGAGTACCCCTAGTAGTTAATGACTTTTATTACTTAACATCCTACAATCGCGCCTCATATTTTTAAGGCGAAGTGGTATGCGAGTAATATTAGGTCCAATGGAAGGTGTGCTAGATCATCTGATGCGAGAGATCCTTACCGAGATCAACGACTATGATCTGTGCGTAACTGAATTTGTTCGTATCGTCGACCAACTCCTTCCAGATCATGTCTTCCATCGCCTATGCCCTGAACTAGAGCAGGGCTCGCAAACTAAGTCTGGTGTCCCGATCCACATCCAATTACTTGGTCAAGACCCGAATTGGATGGCAGAAAATGCAGTAAGAGCCGCTAACCTTGGTGCAAAAGGAATCGATATTAACTTTGGTTGCCCCGCGAAAATGGTCAACAAAAGTAATGGTGGAGCTGCATTATTAAAGCAGCCAGAACTCATTTACCAAGTAGTAAAAGCCTGCCGAGAAGCCGTCGATCCAAGTATTGCTGTAACGGCAAAAATTCGTTTAGGGTGGGAAGATCCTGAAGATTGCTTTGATATAGTTAATGCGATAGAACAAGCCGGAGCCAATGAGTTAACCGTGCATGCCCGAACTAAAAGTGGCGGCTATAAGGCCAGTGAAATTAAGTGGCATTATATTGATGAGATTCGAAAGAGAACCTCAGTACCACTGATTGCTAACGGCGAAATATGGAATTATCAAGACGGCCAAGACTGTATTAAAGTCACTGGTGTCGATTCTTTAATGGTATGTCGTGGCGCGTTCAACGTCCCAAACTTGGGTAATATGGTAAAACACAACCACCAAGCGATGCCCTGGCATGAAGTTGTCGACTTATTATTGCAGTATTCTCAATACGAGATGAAGGGCGATAAAGGGCTCTACTACCCAAACCGAGTTAAGCAATGGTTCTCGTACCTACGTCAGCAATACCCACAGGCTGCGGATCTGTTTAGGGAAATCCGAACGTTTAATAAAGCCGCTCCTATCATTGAGCACATTGAACGCTATCGATTAACACTCGATCAGTCGAGTAATCAGACAACACTGAATATCCTCCAGCGTTAACTAAAGCAATAACGTCTAACATTGCCCAAACCTAGTGATTTTTAGCGTAAAAAGTCACTAGGCTCTTTTCTATTGAGATCGCTAAGTTTATGTTCCAAGCGTTATAGACTAAACAGCATCACACTGTTTGGTTTCGCTTGGATACAGCCATTACCACCGGCGTACATTATAGAGTGTGGTTCGGTTAAACTATCGGCTTTACCGCCATTCAATCCCAATTGCCAAAGCGGTACCGTTAACGCCTGTTCAGACTCGCTAAGGTTGACCACGCAAAGGGTGATTTCGTTATCAAGCTGGCGTGCATAAACCCACGCTGTATTAGAACAGTGCAGCGTTTGAATTGACCCTTTTTGCAATGATGGACGCTCGTGTCTTAACGCAATCAACTTTTGATAAAATACAAACCAAGGAGACTTAAGGTTTTCAGCTCGCTCCCACGGAAATGTTCGACGGTTGTCAGGGTCGTGACTTCCTTCCATCCCCACTTCCGTTCCATAATAAAGGCAAGGCGTGCCTAGGTAAGTAAACAATAACGTCGCGGCCAATTTCATTTTTTGCTCATCACAAGAAAGTAACGTCAAAAACCTCGCCGTATCATGGCTATCTAGCTGATTAAGCTGCGTTAATTGATTCGAAAATGGAATTTTGGCTTTTGCCTCAATAAGCCAAGTCACAAAGTCTTGCACATTTATATCAATTGGGTCAAAAGCGATATCCTGCTTTGCTAATAGAGCCCTTACCGGGTGCGCAAACCCATAGTAATTCATGGCGCCATCTTCTTGATCGCCTTGAAGCCATTGGCTGGCTTCAAAAAAGTGTTCACCCAGCACAAATGTATCTGCGTTTTCCTCTTTCGCCGCTTGCCTGAACGCCTGAACGTAGTGTGCGTTGTTTGTTGCCCCTTCTCCCTCTCCCAACATATGAATAACATCAAAACGCCACCCGTCGATGTTATAGGGTTCCCTCAACCAGTGACGGATCACAGCACTGTCACTTTGGTAGATATAGTCACGCACTTCTTGGTGATTGAAGTTGAGCACAGGTAAATTCTGCACCCCTTTCCATGCAGAATAGTTTTTAGAGCCGTCTTCAAAGAAGTAATAATCTCGATATGGTGAATCTGTATTATGGTAAGCACCATTATCAGTAACGCCATTTCGGTCGAACCAAGGATGCTCTGACGAGGTATGATTAAACACAGCATCCAAGACCACTTTCATTCCTCGTCTATGAAGGTCAGCAGTCAATTCTGCAAACATCGCGTTGGTTCCAAAATGCGGATCGACATTCATATAATCCGTTGTGTCGTACTTATGATTACTTTTGGACTCGAAAATTGGATTAAGATAAAGGGTAGATATTCCCAGCTCTTGCAAATAATCCAACTTACTTTGCACACCATATAGATCCCCACCGTAAAACTCGCTGCCACCGGTTCCGGCTTCAGTATCGATTGCCTCTCCCCAATGTTTTGCCACGACACCTCTGGTGTTATTTTTGACTCTGTACTCATCAGTTTTTACACTTATTTCTGGCTTTCCATTACAGAACCGTTCAGGAAAGACTTGATAGAATACTTGCTCACTGACCCAAGTTGGCGGCTGATGTTCTGAATTAAATTTGAAGTGATACTCGCGGCTAGGCATGCGTTTATGAATACCTCGGTCATCCAACCAAAACTGTTGCTGATCAACAAGCACCTTGAACACATAGTGAGTCATTGCTTTATCTGGATTTATTGGAAATTTGACACGCCAGAGCTTTAGTCGCCCCTGTCGTTCTGTTTCAAGCATTTCAACCAGTTCTTCCTCGTTATCAGGTTCGTGTCTAAGATAAACTTTGTCGAAATTCAAACTGTCTGTTTTTAATGTAACGGTTAGGGATTGACCATCAAACTGAGCACCATCTGCAGTTTGAGAGTGAAATAGAAAGGGCAGAGTCATATGTGTTTCTCACATTTTTATTAATTTTAACTTTCAGTGTAAGAAATTCTAAGGCACAAAAAATCCCCCTTTCAGGACAAAAGGAGGACATTGTTGAGGTGGAGACCGAGGGCGTAGCTTAGCAAGAACCCTAGGCGGATTTAAACTCGACCAATTACATACTGTTGTTCGCTAATTTATCGCTAGAAATAAGCTTGTTTTTTCCCGTCGTTTTCGCTTGATAGAGCAGTCTATCGGCTTGTTTGAGCAAGTATGAAAATGAATAATTTTGGTTACTATCAACCAAAACAAGACCACCAGAAAGTGTGCAACCGCCATCAAGGGCTTCACATGAACCTTCTGAAATAGCCGAACGAAGACGCTCTATAACAGAAATAAGGGCATCTTTATCCTCTCCAGTGACACAAACAACGAACTCCTCACCACCAAACCTAGCAACCGCATCCTTACTACTAATATTGGCCATCATTTGATTTGCCACATAACAAATAGCATCATCGCCCACATCGTGACCAAATCTGTCATTAATGGTTTTAAAGTCATCGACATCTAACGTAGCTAACGCCAAATATTGTTTGAAATGCGAATCGTACCAGTAATTTTCCATGCCTCGACGGTTAAGTAATCCCGTCATAGGATCATGAGATGCCATTCGCTTATAATATGTGCGTTCAATACGCGAGTTAAAATAGAATAAAGAAACCACCACGAGTGAATATAAAAAAATACATATCGCTAATGCGTATTTTTCAGCAACCAAAAATGCCACCAATTCATCTTTGAAATGCCACTGATAAGCAAGCGCATGATTGTGCATCATTCCCTCTAACTTTAACTCTCGCTCAAAAGATACAGCCCTAAAATCAATCGCATTAAATTGCCCAATCAACTTTATGTCACCACTCACTTGCGAATGGCGATTCAATAAACGCTTAAGATCAAGGTCGACAGTGAGAACGCCTTCAAAGGATTTACCTGAATACACAGACGTCATAACACTAATGATTTCATCTGGGTTATCAAACGAAATATGTGGGCCAAAAACACTGATAACACGTCGATTCATCGTTGCTTTCTGCCAAGCAGGGCCACCAATCATATTGTCCAACTGATCAGAATTCAGGTGCTGACTAAAGGCGCGTGGAGAGGAAATAACAAAGCCCAACCGATCAACAAAACGCACGCCATCGATATTAAAGTCAATATCTTGAAAGAAAGACAACAACTTTGCTGACGTTATTTTATTTTGTAAAGACTGATATAAGGGGCTATTTAGCTTACAAGTCTCTGGACGACCTACAATCATATAATCGATTTCAACGGACGGGAGATCATCGTTCTTAATTTTTGAACGCAAAACCGCATCTTTAGGTAAAATACGACACAGCCCGTCTTTTATCATGCCATCATGGGTCATCAGAACTGGTTCATTATGACCAGGTATACTACCCAGGCTATAATCAATGGTCGTCGCTATTTTCCCTGCCCTTGTCAGTGAAGTTTCAATGTATTTATATTGATGTTCTACGGCCTGCTCTAGACGCTGTATGTAAATAAAAATGATGATAAGAATGGTCGATACTAAAATTGCTGCTGGAGCTAAAGCAATAAATCGCAAACTAAAATAGTGGTCTTTCTTTATCACAAGGATCTACCTTCAAAGAAGTGCAAGACATGGCATACAATGATGATCTCAGAATTATACCTTTTAACGCCAACATTGCAGGCTTTTTAGAAGATAGGGATAGAATTGGCCATCGTTTATCACGAAAATGATTAGCCTATGAAATAGTAAAGCCCCACTTCATTGAGTGAGGCTTTAAAAAAGAGACAGTGACATGAAGCCACGGTGAATGCTAGCTCAACAAAAGGCTATCGTCGGCTAATTCCTCACCACGCACTTTAGAGAACATCTCAAGTAAATCGGGCACTTGCATTGTTGACCTTTCATTACCGGCAACATCTAGAACAATTTTCCCCTGATGAAGCATCACGGTTCTGTCGCCACACGCCAATGCATCTTTCATTGAGTGAGTAACCATCATGACCGTTAAATTAAACTCTTTAACAACGGTTTTAGTGAGATCAATAATAAAAGCAGCCATACGGGGATCAAGCGCCGCTGTGTGCTCATCGAGCAGCAATAGCTTACTGTCAGATAATGTCGCCATAACTAAGCTCACAGCCTGTCGTTGACCACCGGAAAGCAAGCCTATGCTGTCTCCTAACCTATCTTCTAAACCAAGACCTAGAATGCTAATACGTTCTTTAAACAACGCTCTACGTTTGCTGCTTAAGGACATACTCCAACCACGAGATTTACCGCGCATATAAGCAAGCGCCATATTTTCCTCAATGGTTAAATCACCACATGTCCCTGCCAACGGGTCTTGAAATACGCGCGCACATTGTGCAGCACGCTTATCAACAGACCAACTTGTCATGTCAGTATCACCAATTACAACGCTGCCACCCGCCATGGGCGTTTCACCAGTCACGGCGCCAAGCAACGTTGATTTACCGGCCCCATTTGAACCGATTACCGTTAAAAATTGATGTTCAGGTACAATGAGGTCGACACCACGAAGTGCTTTGTTTTCTAAAATAGTTCCGGCATTAAAGGTAACTTCTATATCTTCCAAGAAAATCATGCTACCTCCTTCTTAGATAGTGTTTTTTTGCATTCGCCTTTTTTGCGTTAGCTTTTTTAACTTGAGCTTCTTTGGATTTCTTTTTAGCGTTCATGCTTTTTTTCAGCTTAGGAGCAACCAAAGCCAACGCAACGAGAACCGCTGTGACCAAGTTTAAATCTGACGCTTGTAAGCCGAACATACCCGAACTTAACGCAAATGCGACGGCCAATCGGTATAATACTGAGCCCACAATAACCGCAACAACCGCTACCCAAATGCGTTTACCAGGAATCAAAGTTTGCCCTAAGATTACCGCAGCCAAGCCTACGACAATGGTGCCCACACCAGAGGTGACATCTGCGAAACTATTAGTTTGTGCAAACAAGGCACCAGCAAAACCAACAAACCCATTCGAAATAGCCAAACAAAAATAGGTGTAAAACCCGGTGCTGGCTCCTTGCGCTGCGACCATTCTTGCGTTCACACCGGTTGCTCGCAACCCTAATCCAAAGTCACTATTAAGCAATCGAACAATAAAAATAGCTGACAACAGCACCAATACAGCCACCACAATTGGGCGTACATACATGGAATCGCCAAGCGCTTCAAATGGCGTCAAGATGGTGTCTTCGCCGATCAGAGCCATATTAGGTCGGCCCATTATACGAATATTGATAGAAAACGCGGCGATCATCGTCAGGATAGAGGCCAGTAAATGCAGAATGCCACAACGTACGGTTAAAAATGCAGTTACCCAACCGGTGGCAGCCCCGGCCAAAATAGCGAGGCCTGTCGCGACCCATGGGTTAATACCAGCAACGATTGCGGTTGCCGCTACAGCAGCCCCCATCGGAAAGCTGCCATCAACACTAAGATCGGGGAAGTCTAAAACACGAAAAGTTAGGTACACGCCAAGTGCAACTAACCCATAGATGAGCCCTATTTCCAGAGCCCCAAAAAATGCAAAAGCAGACATAACTACTCCTTTCTGCTTAAATTATTCGCTCGGTCATTTGCTGGCCGAGCGAAATATCCTGTGACTAGCTGCTTCTATTTAACAGTCGTCGCACGATCTAGTACTGATTTCGGAATAACAAAACCAAGCTTGTCTGCCGCTGTTTTGTTAAGCACCAAGTCAGAACCTTGTGCCACTTTTACATCCAAATCTCCAGGGTTAGCACCTTCAAGAATAGCTGCAACGTAGTCGGCAGTTTGTACGCCGATTTGGTAGTAATCAAAGCCTAAGCTTGCTACTGCTCCACGCTCAACATAAGAAGTTGCCGCACCGAATACAGGGGTTTTCGCTTGGTTAGCCGCAACAATCATACCTTCAATTGCGCTTGCTACTGTGTTGTCGATCAGCGCATAAAGCACATCAGATTTCGCAGAAATAGCTTGAGTCGCCGATTGAACGTCAGCACTTTTTAACGCTGTCGCTTCAACTAAGGTCAAACCGTGTTTAGCCGTGCTTTCTTTGAGTAGTTCCATGATAGAAACGGCATTAGCTTCACCTGGGTTATAAACAACACCAATCGTTTTCACTGTTGGCATCAGTTCTTTAATTAGCGCGACATGTTGATCCACAGGAGAAAGATCGGATAAACCTGTAACATTTTTCCCTGGCTTCTCCAGCGTTTTCACCAATTTTGCCCCTACAGGGTCAGTTACGGCAGTAAATACAATCGGGATATTACGAGTTGCAGAAACCAAAGCTTGTGCTGTTGGGGTTGCGATGCCAACTAAAACATCAGGTTCTTCACCGATAAATTGACGCGCAATTTGCACTGCAATTGCTGGGTTACCTTGTGCTGTTTTATAATCAAACTCTAAGTTTTTACCTTCTTCATAACCCTTCGCTTTCAATCCATCGAGTAAGCCTTTACGGGTAGCATCCAATGCTGGGTGCTCTACAATTTGCGACACAGCAACAGTAGCAGTTTTTGCAATAACACCTGTTGAAGACATAAGCGCAGCACCGGCTAGACACGCTGCAACTATAATACGACTTGCTTTCATCTTGACTCCTTGATTCGGCAAAGTAATTGATGTGTGTTTGCAACCAGTGAAATATGGGGCAACTTCGAGTGGATGCAAAATATTGTGTTTCATTTTGTACGCTTTTATTTACGCACTTGTACACTTTTTTACCAGCTAACAGGGCAAAATGGAAGCAACGATTAACACGAAAATAACAAATTCAGGGATAAGTGATAGATAGCACACAAAACCAGCCAATTTACCGTACGAGAGAACAAACGTCGGCCAGCATCTTCTGTGTGAATATCAATCAAA includes the following:
- a CDS encoding ABC transporter ATP-binding protein produces the protein MIFLEDIEVTFNAGTILENKALRGVDLIVPEHQFLTVIGSNGAGKSTLLGAVTGETPMAGGSVVIGDTDMTSWSVDKRAAQCARVFQDPLAGTCGDLTIEENMALAYMRGKSRGWSMSLSSKRRALFKERISILGLGLEDRLGDSIGLLSGGQRQAVSLVMATLSDSKLLLLDEHTAALDPRMAAFIIDLTKTVVKEFNLTVMMVTHSMKDALACGDRTVMLHQGKIVLDVAGNERSTMQVPDLLEMFSKVRGEELADDSLLLS
- a CDS encoding ABC transporter permease — translated: MSAFAFFGALEIGLIYGLVALGVYLTFRVLDFPDLSVDGSFPMGAAVAATAIVAGINPWVATGLAILAGAATGWVTAFLTVRCGILHLLASILTMIAAFSINIRIMGRPNMALIGEDTILTPFEALGDSMYVRPIVVAVLVLLSAIFIVRLLNSDFGLGLRATGVNARMVAAQGASTGFYTYFCLAISNGFVGFAGALFAQTNSFADVTSGVGTIVVGLAAVILGQTLIPGKRIWVAVVAVIVGSVLYRLAVAFALSSGMFGLQASDLNLVTAVLVALALVAPKLKKSMNAKKKSKEAQVKKANAKKANAKKHYLRRR
- a CDS encoding ABC transporter substrate-binding protein, coding for MKASRIIVAACLAGAALMSSTGVIAKTATVAVSQIVEHPALDATRKGLLDGLKAKGYEEGKNLEFDYKTAQGNPAIAVQIARQFIGEEPDVLVGIATPTAQALVSATRNIPIVFTAVTDPVGAKLVKTLEKPGKNVTGLSDLSPVDQHVALIKELMPTVKTIGVVYNPGEANAVSIMELLKESTAKHGLTLVEATALKSADVQSATQAISAKSDVLYALIDNTVASAIEGMIVAANQAKTPVFGAATSYVERGAVASLGFDYYQIGVQTADYVAAILEGANPGDLDVKVAQGSDLVLNKTAADKLGFVIPKSVLDRATTVK
- a CDS encoding sensor domain-containing diguanylate cyclase, giving the protein MIKKDHYFSLRFIALAPAAILVSTILIIIFIYIQRLEQAVEHQYKYIETSLTRAGKIATTIDYSLGSIPGHNEPVLMTHDGMIKDGLCRILPKDAVLRSKIKNDDLPSVEIDYMIVGRPETCKLNSPLYQSLQNKITSAKLLSFFQDIDFNIDGVRFVDRLGFVISSPRAFSQHLNSDQLDNMIGGPAWQKATMNRRVISVFGPHISFDNPDEIISVMTSVYSGKSFEGVLTVDLDLKRLLNRHSQVSGDIKLIGQFNAIDFRAVSFERELKLEGMMHNHALAYQWHFKDELVAFLVAEKYALAICIFLYSLVVVSLFYFNSRIERTYYKRMASHDPMTGLLNRRGMENYWYDSHFKQYLALATLDVDDFKTINDRFGHDVGDDAICYVANQMMANISSKDAVARFGGEEFVVCVTGEDKDALISVIERLRSAISEGSCEALDGGCTLSGGLVLVDSNQNYSFSYLLKQADRLLYQAKTTGKNKLISSDKLANNSM
- the malZ gene encoding maltodextrin glucosidase yields the protein MTLPFLFHSQTADGAQFDGQSLTVTLKTDSLNFDKVYLRHEPDNEEELVEMLETERQGRLKLWRVKFPINPDKAMTHYVFKVLVDQQQFWLDDRGIHKRMPSREYHFKFNSEHQPPTWVSEQVFYQVFPERFCNGKPEISVKTDEYRVKNNTRGVVAKHWGEAIDTEAGTGGSEFYGGDLYGVQSKLDYLQELGISTLYLNPIFESKSNHKYDTTDYMNVDPHFGTNAMFAELTADLHRRGMKVVLDAVFNHTSSEHPWFDRNGVTDNGAYHNTDSPYRDYYFFEDGSKNYSAWKGVQNLPVLNFNHQEVRDYIYQSDSAVIRHWLREPYNIDGWRFDVIHMLGEGEGATNNAHYVQAFRQAAKEENADTFVLGEHFFEASQWLQGDQEDGAMNYYGFAHPVRALLAKQDIAFDPIDINVQDFVTWLIEAKAKIPFSNQLTQLNQLDSHDTARFLTLLSCDEQKMKLAATLLFTYLGTPCLYYGTEVGMEGSHDPDNRRTFPWERAENLKSPWFVFYQKLIALRHERPSLQKGSIQTLHCSNTAWVYARQLDNEITLCVVNLSESEQALTVPLWQLGLNGGKADSLTEPHSIMYAGGNGCIQAKPNSVMLFSL